The following are encoded together in the Capsulimonas corticalis genome:
- a CDS encoding type II secretion system protein, translating to MRRIGGFTLIELLVVIAVISIIAALLFPVFAKVREKARQTTCASNQRQIALATLQYLQDNDDILPGASDGAAGVNVTGGWMFYTSFAITPGAVSQMDPTRGSLYPYIHSADVFLCPSDSIRKSPGNSYAINSCVEDPVVVNGFRPGRALAVFDAPSSLMLFSEETTVTASTTNDAFMNLSFADAFAGRHQGGCCITFLDGHVHWLPISTVHTRGVQTGVPGDLACP from the coding sequence ATGAGGCGTATCGGCGGATTTACCTTGATCGAGCTGCTTGTCGTCATCGCGGTTATCTCGATTATCGCCGCGCTCTTGTTTCCCGTCTTCGCCAAAGTGCGGGAAAAGGCGCGCCAGACCACCTGCGCCTCGAACCAGCGGCAGATCGCGCTGGCGACGCTGCAATACCTTCAGGACAACGACGATATCCTGCCTGGCGCTTCTGACGGAGCCGCCGGCGTGAATGTCACGGGCGGATGGATGTTCTACACCTCCTTCGCCATCACGCCCGGCGCGGTTTCCCAGATGGACCCCACGCGCGGCAGCCTCTACCCCTACATCCACAGCGCCGACGTGTTTCTTTGTCCCAGCGACTCGATCCGTAAAAGCCCGGGCAACTCTTATGCGATCAACTCCTGTGTTGAGGATCCGGTCGTCGTGAATGGGTTCCGGCCCGGCCGGGCGCTGGCGGTGTTTGACGCGCCTTCGTCGCTGATGCTCTTCAGCGAGGAGACCACGGTGACCGCGAGCACGACGAACGACGCGTTTATGAACCTGAGCTTCGCCGACGCCTTTGCGGGACGCCATCAGGGAGGCTGCTGCATCACGTTTTTGGACGGGCACGTCCACTGGCTCCCGATTTCCACGGTTCATACACGCGGCGTCCAGACCGGCGTTCCGGGAGATCTGGCCTGCCCATGA
- a CDS encoding family 16 glycosylhydrolase — protein sequence MKTLRAFLIVLILTLLSASFSTRAQARHRAQKSSAPRWVMTFDDEFSAPSLDTSKWTTSRGPMNIHEQPVQSFRPEDVRLEKGALSILSERREADGCEFTSGEISTLNKFAQRYGRIVFRCRFSALPGIWSAIYLLPASGDWPPEIDLTEYRGSVPDTICITNHWRDENGHQMEHMDYVNPAVDWTQWHTYEVVWEPGFVRWSIDGHVRAKSVQGVSSVPMYLRINTAIGGVFAGEPAENGWPKTFDIDYIHVYRRSDQPAPILGVTYVPPAPAPNLNGAAAGVSGGGDAPAWSFGDAVLVAALLALWSAAAFARTDRRRMTMALGVLVGASAPWYLLWRISFINGSFWWIALPLFAAELFGAAQILGFHYTIWPRPEPAAAPGDARPRPIFILIPTVDEGRGVVEPTALGALAAREAYQKAHPQAEVTIALCNDGYVAGSPDWRDMEHLADELGILCVTRREGGGAKAGNLEYARQFLGATGEALIVIFDADMAARPEFLLRTIPPFGDSRIGWVQTGQYYRNLESPVARWAQDQQMVFFETICPGKSRLNSAFICGTNVVIRASALDEIGGLPQESLTEDFAASILLHARWRSVYLPEILAEGLGPEDLSSYFSQQRRWAAGTLGVLRREWRRIVLPASDGLTGPQRAQYALSGTHYLCGLSQLIFFAAPLLYLLAGVQAMNSVSLLEFLRHFAPYWAVTQIAHWYACGRRWRWRGAILGFAAAPVLAAAFVSVLLRRPGRFVVTAKARRSGRAGRSLRPHFWGLAVSVLALIVAAGDPERSALGAVSVFWTLYSAAVLCCIIWLAVEARAQASESAKATRALLERPALPADWSLGEYVYRRRQAREDERSDETLRP from the coding sequence ATGAAGACGCTCCGCGCGTTCTTAATCGTCTTGATCTTGACCTTGCTGTCGGCGTCGTTTTCGACGCGGGCCCAGGCGCGCCATCGCGCCCAGAAGTCTTCGGCGCCGCGCTGGGTGATGACCTTCGACGATGAGTTCAGCGCCCCTTCCCTGGACACGTCGAAATGGACGACCAGCCGCGGCCCAATGAATATCCACGAGCAGCCTGTTCAGAGCTTCCGGCCCGAGGACGTCCGGCTGGAGAAGGGCGCCCTGTCGATTCTCAGCGAGCGCCGCGAGGCCGATGGCTGTGAGTTTACGTCCGGCGAGATCAGCACGCTCAACAAATTCGCCCAGCGTTATGGACGCATCGTTTTCCGGTGCCGGTTCTCCGCGCTTCCGGGAATCTGGTCGGCGATCTATTTGCTGCCGGCCTCGGGCGATTGGCCGCCGGAAATCGACCTCACCGAGTACCGGGGATCCGTCCCGGACACCATCTGCATCACCAACCATTGGCGCGACGAAAACGGCCACCAGATGGAGCACATGGATTATGTGAATCCGGCGGTGGACTGGACCCAGTGGCACACCTACGAAGTCGTCTGGGAGCCGGGATTTGTCCGGTGGTCAATCGACGGTCATGTCCGGGCGAAGTCCGTGCAGGGAGTCTCCTCGGTTCCCATGTATCTGCGCATCAACACCGCGATCGGCGGCGTCTTCGCCGGCGAGCCTGCGGAAAACGGCTGGCCGAAGACGTTCGACATCGACTATATTCACGTCTATCGCCGCTCGGATCAGCCCGCGCCGATCCTTGGCGTCACATATGTTCCGCCGGCGCCGGCGCCAAATTTGAACGGCGCGGCGGCCGGCGTCTCCGGCGGGGGCGACGCGCCGGCGTGGAGCTTCGGGGACGCCGTGCTGGTCGCGGCGTTACTGGCGCTATGGAGCGCGGCGGCGTTCGCGCGAACGGACCGGCGACGGATGACAATGGCGCTCGGCGTCCTCGTCGGCGCCTCGGCCCCGTGGTATCTTCTGTGGCGAATCTCTTTCATCAATGGGAGCTTCTGGTGGATCGCGCTGCCCCTGTTCGCCGCCGAGCTGTTCGGTGCGGCGCAGATCCTCGGGTTCCATTACACGATCTGGCCGCGTCCCGAGCCGGCGGCCGCGCCGGGCGACGCGCGCCCGCGCCCGATCTTCATTCTGATCCCGACGGTCGATGAAGGGCGCGGGGTCGTGGAGCCCACGGCGCTGGGCGCGCTGGCGGCGCGCGAGGCTTACCAAAAGGCGCACCCACAAGCCGAGGTCACCATCGCGCTCTGCAACGACGGCTATGTTGCGGGCAGTCCCGATTGGCGCGACATGGAGCATCTTGCCGACGAACTGGGGATCCTCTGCGTGACCCGGCGGGAAGGCGGCGGCGCCAAGGCGGGGAACCTCGAATACGCGCGCCAGTTCCTCGGGGCGACCGGGGAGGCGCTGATCGTCATTTTCGACGCCGACATGGCCGCGCGCCCCGAATTTCTTCTTCGCACGATACCGCCCTTCGGGGATTCCCGGATCGGCTGGGTGCAGACGGGGCAGTACTATCGAAACCTCGAAAGCCCGGTGGCGCGCTGGGCGCAGGACCAGCAGATGGTCTTTTTTGAGACGATCTGTCCGGGCAAATCCCGCCTCAACTCCGCGTTCATCTGCGGCACCAACGTGGTGATCCGCGCGTCGGCGCTGGATGAGATCGGTGGGCTGCCGCAGGAGTCGCTGACCGAGGACTTCGCCGCCTCAATCCTGCTGCACGCCCGCTGGCGCTCGGTCTATCTCCCCGAGATCCTGGCGGAGGGACTGGGGCCGGAAGATCTGTCTTCCTATTTCAGCCAGCAGCGGCGCTGGGCGGCGGGAACGCTGGGCGTCCTGCGGCGCGAATGGCGGCGCATCGTCCTTCCCGCGAGCGACGGTTTGACTGGCCCGCAGCGCGCGCAATACGCGCTGAGCGGCACGCACTATCTCTGCGGACTGAGCCAGCTGATCTTTTTCGCTGCTCCGCTGCTTTACCTTCTGGCCGGCGTCCAGGCAATGAACTCCGTCAGCCTGCTGGAGTTTTTGCGGCATTTCGCTCCCTACTGGGCGGTGACGCAGATCGCGCACTGGTATGCCTGCGGGCGGCGATGGCGCTGGCGGGGAGCGATCCTGGGCTTCGCCGCCGCCCCGGTGCTCGCCGCCGCATTCGTCTCCGTGCTGCTGCGTCGCCCGGGCCGGTTTGTCGTCACCGCAAAGGCGCGCCGGTCGGGCCGCGCCGGGCGCAGCCTGAGGCCGCACTTCTGGGGTCTCGCGGTGAGCGTGCTCGCCCTCATCGTCGCCGCCGGCGACCCCGAACGCAGCGCCCTGGGCGCCGTCAGCGTCTTCTGGACGCTTTACAGCGCCGCTGTGCTCTGCTGCATCATCTGGCTCGCCGTGGAGGCCCGCGCGCAGGCGTCGGAAAGCGCCAAAGCCACGCGCGCGCTTCTGGAGCGCCCCGCGCTGCCCGCCGACTGGAGCCTCGGCGAATACGTCTACCGCCGCCGCCAGGCGCGTGAGGATGAGCGCTCCGACGAAACCCTGCGCCCTTGA
- a CDS encoding MFS transporter, producing the protein MSDDARALRRDWNLFTALTFLFSFGFAVYSGVFQNFLRDELHAGPLQLGSLESMREIPGFLTAIMAGTLIALAESRVAGLGLLITGIGIGATGHMHSFAPLVAITVFWSIGFHLYASMSSAITLTLAKGQEGGRHLGRMAAVGSVATLAGLGIAWLIKQLFEAVPYNTFFYLAGAAIFAGGVLCMMLGHHSASEGSRARLILRREYGLFYLLTFLEGCRRQIFSIFASFALILVYHVPLAHMLALQLINSILIAVTAPYIGKLVDRKGERGPLTFYSIGLIVVFLGYATTKTVGALYALFLLDNILFTFGVGFTTYLNRIVRKGELTPCVAMGLTMNHVAAVTVPIGGAWLWQRFHNYQLPFWIGVAIAAVSLLAMRWLPTGPPPSGRVSGEEEEMEAVEEKLGRV; encoded by the coding sequence ATGAGCGATGACGCTCGCGCACTGCGCCGCGATTGGAACTTGTTTACCGCCCTGACGTTTTTGTTTTCCTTCGGCTTCGCTGTTTATAGCGGCGTCTTCCAAAACTTCCTGCGCGATGAGCTCCACGCGGGGCCGCTTCAGCTGGGCAGCCTGGAGTCCATGCGCGAGATCCCTGGCTTCTTGACAGCGATTATGGCGGGAACGCTGATCGCGCTCGCGGAATCGCGCGTCGCCGGTCTTGGGCTTTTGATCACCGGAATCGGTATCGGCGCGACCGGGCATATGCACAGCTTCGCGCCGCTGGTCGCGATCACGGTCTTCTGGTCGATCGGCTTCCACCTCTACGCCTCAATGTCCTCGGCGATCACCTTGACGCTCGCGAAGGGCCAGGAGGGCGGGCGGCATCTGGGCCGTATGGCGGCGGTCGGCTCGGTGGCGACTCTGGCGGGGCTTGGGATCGCCTGGCTGATCAAGCAGCTCTTCGAAGCCGTTCCCTACAACACCTTCTTCTATCTGGCGGGCGCGGCGATCTTCGCCGGCGGCGTCCTCTGCATGATGCTTGGCCACCACTCGGCTTCGGAAGGCTCCCGGGCGCGCCTGATCCTGCGCCGCGAATATGGACTGTTCTACCTGCTGACCTTTCTCGAAGGGTGCCGGCGGCAGATCTTCTCCATCTTCGCCTCGTTCGCCCTGATCCTAGTCTACCATGTGCCGCTCGCGCACATGCTGGCGCTCCAGTTGATCAATTCGATCCTGATCGCCGTGACCGCGCCCTACATCGGTAAACTTGTCGATCGCAAAGGCGAACGCGGCCCGCTGACCTTCTACAGCATCGGCCTGATCGTCGTCTTCCTCGGCTACGCCACCACGAAAACCGTCGGCGCTCTGTACGCGCTCTTTTTGCTCGACAACATCCTGTTCACCTTCGGCGTCGGCTTCACCACCTATCTGAACCGGATCGTCCGCAAGGGCGAGCTCACACCCTGCGTCGCCATGGGCCTGACCATGAACCACGTCGCCGCCGTCACCGTCCCCATCGGCGGCGCGTGGCTCTGGCAGCGCTTCCACAACTACCAGCTCCCCTTCTGGATCGGCGTCGCCATCGCCGCCGTCTCCCTCCTCGCCATGCGCTGGCTGCCGACAGGACCGCCGCCGTCCGGGCGGGTGAGCGGAGAGGAAGAGGAGATGGAGGCGGTGGAGGAGAAGCTGGGGCGGGTTTGA
- a CDS encoding BlaI/MecI/CopY family transcriptional regulator, whose amino-acid sequence MQKSGPRLGKMELRIMQELWSQPELTARQMTARLSRLAPTAHSTVQTMLRKMEAKGLVTHEDREGTFVFTALYRQSEVSGALATDILDRVFHGSISSLVSHLLSEGRTSPDELRRLRALVDALPEEERS is encoded by the coding sequence ATGCAGAAATCTGGACCGCGTTTAGGGAAAATGGAGCTGAGGATCATGCAGGAGCTGTGGAGCCAGCCGGAGCTGACCGCGCGTCAGATGACCGCGCGGCTGTCTCGGCTTGCTCCGACCGCGCACAGCACCGTGCAGACGATGCTGCGCAAGATGGAGGCGAAGGGGCTGGTTACGCACGAAGACCGCGAGGGGACGTTTGTCTTCACCGCGCTTTATCGGCAGTCGGAAGTCAGCGGGGCGCTGGCGACCGATATTTTGGACCGGGTATTTCACGGCTCCATCTCCAGCCTCGTGTCGCATCTGCTTTCGGAGGGGCGCACGTCGCCGGATGAGCTGCGGCGTCTGCGCGCGCTCGTCGACGCGCTGCCGGAAGAGGAGCGGTCTTAA
- a CDS encoding bifunctional YncE family protein/alkaline phosphatase family protein: MRMKYLPAAALAAVGAAAMAAAPNTPVISSETNPPLVTGKQITPEGKQTNVGSFPSNLALSPDGKYILVTNSGYREYLSVLRVSDGAMVSQLDFNGPSTVIKKKKQALYYGLACGKTENGVTTVYASRGGEGIVGIYSLDGDGKLTDTGKTLTLAPEANGALAHVAGLAVSGDGAAIYAADNSVDPKHDLRGSLRIFDTASGAEKANVDLPGYPYAVAAVTAGAEAGHKVYVTSEQRANVSVVDPIAGKSVREIATGTQPIGLLLDKAQARLFVANAGGDTVSVIDTRTDKVTRTVLMRPDNMRGLPGSTPTGLALSPDEKTLYVTLGDMNAVAVVNLPDAKLAGYLPAGWYPTGAVVSPDGQRLFIANAKGVAARNPNDTPSRTLTERPQYIQNIIEGTVTTVDLSSLPPLKETTARVLANNQGAMRKRAKFHNPGVKHVFYLIKENRTYDQVLGDLPQGDGDPSIVLFGRDVTPNLHALAERFVLLDNFYCCAEVSGDGWNWSTGAMASEYTARNVPHNYSSRQRPYDFEGTNNGVAVDRIDAPDAARPPGGYLWDLCAGHRVSFRNYGFFTDDLEIPRKTAEQGTEGLENSPTKKTLLGKSCAEFRQFDTSYADSEAWLNAKIDPAPKQMVSYGKYKDPSRVTAWKREFVEYVKNGNLPSFSMIRVMRDHTAGTSAGSSSARAMVADNDYAVGQIVDTISHSPYWKSSAIVIVEDDAQNGYDHVDAHRSTAYVISPFIEKATHDSHFYNTDSALRTIELLLGLPPMTQYDAIAPPIDIFQKNAVNADPYDALLPSKEILAEVNTKKAYRAQDSSRLLNPRREESAPDEQLNDILWRSIKGTTPPARRYALSVAQVKEKDGDD, from the coding sequence ATGCGAATGAAATATCTCCCGGCGGCGGCGCTCGCGGCCGTGGGCGCCGCCGCGATGGCGGCGGCTCCGAATACCCCCGTTATCTCCTCGGAAACCAACCCTCCGCTGGTCACCGGCAAGCAGATCACTCCCGAAGGCAAGCAGACGAATGTCGGGAGCTTCCCCTCGAACCTCGCGCTTTCACCCGATGGCAAGTATATCCTCGTCACCAACTCCGGTTACCGCGAATATCTTTCGGTGCTGCGCGTGAGCGATGGCGCAATGGTGAGCCAGCTCGATTTCAACGGCCCCAGTACGGTCATTAAGAAGAAAAAACAGGCGCTTTACTACGGCCTCGCCTGCGGCAAAACCGAGAACGGCGTGACGACGGTGTACGCCTCGCGCGGCGGCGAAGGCATCGTAGGGATTTACTCGCTGGACGGAGACGGGAAACTGACGGACACCGGCAAGACGCTGACGCTGGCGCCGGAGGCAAACGGCGCGCTCGCCCATGTCGCGGGCCTGGCGGTGAGCGGCGACGGCGCCGCGATTTACGCCGCCGACAACAGCGTGGACCCCAAACACGATCTGCGGGGATCCCTGCGGATTTTTGACACGGCGAGCGGAGCCGAGAAGGCAAATGTGGATCTGCCCGGCTACCCCTACGCCGTCGCCGCCGTGACGGCGGGCGCGGAGGCCGGCCATAAAGTCTATGTCACCAGCGAGCAGCGGGCCAATGTCTCGGTCGTGGACCCCATCGCTGGAAAGTCCGTGCGTGAGATCGCGACGGGAACACAGCCCATCGGCTTGCTGTTGGACAAGGCGCAGGCGCGCCTGTTCGTGGCGAACGCCGGCGGCGACACGGTGAGCGTCATCGACACCCGCACGGACAAGGTGACCCGGACCGTCTTGATGCGTCCCGACAATATGCGCGGCCTGCCCGGCTCGACGCCGACGGGCCTGGCGCTCTCTCCCGATGAGAAGACGCTGTATGTGACGCTTGGAGACATGAATGCGGTCGCCGTCGTGAACCTGCCCGACGCCAAGCTCGCCGGATATCTGCCCGCCGGCTGGTATCCCACGGGGGCAGTCGTCTCGCCCGACGGACAGCGTCTCTTTATCGCGAACGCCAAGGGGGTGGCTGCGCGTAACCCCAACGATACGCCCAGCCGCACTCTGACCGAGCGGCCACAGTATATCCAGAATATCATTGAGGGAACGGTGACGACCGTGGACCTGAGCAGCCTGCCGCCGCTGAAAGAGACAACGGCGCGCGTCCTCGCGAACAACCAGGGCGCCATGAGGAAAAGGGCGAAGTTCCACAACCCCGGCGTCAAGCATGTGTTCTATCTGATCAAGGAAAATCGGACCTACGATCAGGTGCTCGGCGATCTGCCGCAGGGCGACGGCGATCCGTCGATCGTCCTGTTCGGGCGCGACGTCACCCCGAATCTGCACGCGCTGGCCGAGCGGTTTGTGCTGCTCGACAACTTCTACTGCTGCGCCGAGGTCTCCGGGGACGGCTGGAACTGGTCCACCGGCGCGATGGCGTCGGAGTACACCGCGCGCAATGTTCCGCACAACTACTCCAGCCGGCAGCGCCCTTACGACTTTGAGGGAACCAACAACGGTGTCGCCGTGGACCGCATCGACGCCCCTGACGCCGCCCGTCCGCCCGGCGGCTACCTCTGGGACCTTTGCGCCGGCCACAGGGTGTCGTTCCGCAACTACGGCTTCTTCACCGACGACCTGGAGATTCCGCGCAAGACGGCGGAGCAGGGGACCGAGGGGCTGGAGAACAGTCCGACCAAAAAGACGCTTCTCGGCAAGAGCTGCGCCGAGTTCCGGCAGTTCGATACGTCCTACGCCGACAGCGAAGCGTGGCTGAACGCCAAGATCGATCCCGCGCCCAAGCAGATGGTGAGCTATGGAAAATACAAAGATCCGTCCCGCGTGACCGCCTGGAAACGGGAGTTCGTTGAGTACGTCAAGAACGGAAATCTGCCCAGCTTCTCCATGATCCGCGTGATGCGCGACCACACGGCGGGCACCTCGGCCGGATCCTCCTCCGCGCGCGCCATGGTGGCGGACAACGACTACGCCGTCGGCCAGATCGTGGACACGATCAGCCACAGTCCTTATTGGAAATCATCGGCGATCGTGATTGTCGAAGACGACGCGCAGAACGGCTATGACCATGTGGACGCGCACCGTTCCACCGCCTACGTGATCAGCCCGTTCATCGAAAAGGCGACCCACGACAGCCATTTCTACAACACCGACAGCGCCCTGCGCACGATCGAGCTGCTGCTCGGCCTGCCGCCGATGACCCAGTACGACGCCATCGCCCCGCCCATCGATATCTTCCAAAAAAACGCGGTCAACGCCGATCCCTACGACGCCCTTCTGCCGTCGAAAGAGATCCTCGCCGAAGTGAACACCAAAAAGGCGTATCGCGCCCAGGACAGCTCCCGCCTGCTCAACCCACGCCGGGAAGAATCCGCGCCCGACGAGCAGCTCAACGACATCCTCTGGCGATCCATCAAGGGAACCACGCCGCCCGCGCGGCGCTACGCGCTGTCAGTGGCGCAGGTGAAGGAGAAGGACGGGGATGATTAG
- a CDS encoding FadR/GntR family transcriptional regulator: MVYNVMDTGNFAARFPNADLRELMEVRRGLELEAVRLAALRRTDEELEQLTQLLAQQRQAAQEGESWRFLEADIAFHLGVAAAAHNPILLALYEDFETPLRSLVVANMEKYPLATHCDIHEELLNAIQSQDTALAAQVAERFLTTLEEQLETPHG, from the coding sequence ATGGTATATAACGTTATGGACACAGGAAACTTCGCGGCGCGTTTTCCGAACGCCGATTTGCGTGAGCTGATGGAAGTGCGGCGCGGCCTGGAGCTGGAGGCCGTGCGGCTGGCGGCGCTGCGTCGCACGGACGAGGAGCTTGAACAACTGACCCAGCTGCTCGCGCAGCAGCGTCAGGCCGCTCAGGAGGGCGAAAGCTGGCGCTTCCTGGAAGCCGACATCGCCTTCCACCTCGGCGTGGCCGCCGCCGCGCACAACCCGATCTTACTGGCGCTCTACGAAGACTTCGAAACGCCACTGCGCAGCCTCGTTGTCGCCAATATGGAAAAGTACCCGCTGGCGACTCATTGCGACATCCACGAAGAGCTATTGAACGCGATCCAGTCCCAGGACACAGCGCTCGCGGCGCAAGTCGCGGAGCGGTTTTTGACGACGCTGGAGGAGCAGTTGGAGACGCCTCATGGCTAA
- a CDS encoding aldo/keto reductase: protein MANRTLGNSGIEVAPLAFGGNVFGWTIDEARSFELLDGFTAAGFNLIDTADVYSAWAPGNKGGESESIVGNWVKSRGNRDKVVIATKVGMELAPDKKGLSKEYIFRAVEDSLTRLQTDYIDLYQSHRDDAETPLEETLSAYATLIQQGKVRAIGASNYSAARLAEALEVSEKHGLPRYETLQPEYNLYERAGFEAELEPLVLKHNIGVINYFALASGFLTGKYRSEEDLTKSKRGQGNKKYLNDRGFAILKALDEISAKHGSTPARVAIAWLIARPSVTAPIASATSLDQLTDLIESTKLVLDTADIVRLDAASG from the coding sequence ATGGCAAATCGCACACTGGGAAATTCCGGCATCGAAGTCGCGCCGCTGGCGTTCGGCGGCAATGTGTTTGGATGGACGATCGACGAAGCGCGTTCGTTTGAATTGCTGGACGGCTTTACGGCGGCTGGATTCAACTTGATCGATACGGCGGACGTCTATTCGGCGTGGGCGCCCGGCAACAAGGGCGGGGAATCGGAATCGATCGTCGGCAACTGGGTCAAGAGCCGGGGCAACCGGGACAAGGTCGTGATCGCGACCAAGGTCGGGATGGAGCTGGCTCCAGACAAAAAAGGACTTTCGAAAGAATATATCTTCCGGGCGGTCGAGGACTCGCTGACGCGGCTCCAGACGGATTATATCGACCTGTATCAGTCGCACCGGGACGATGCGGAGACGCCTCTGGAGGAGACGCTGTCCGCCTACGCCACGCTGATCCAGCAGGGCAAGGTGCGCGCCATCGGCGCATCCAACTACTCGGCGGCCCGCCTCGCCGAGGCGCTGGAGGTCAGCGAGAAACACGGCCTTCCGCGTTATGAGACGCTTCAGCCCGAATACAATCTCTACGAGCGCGCCGGCTTCGAGGCGGAGCTGGAGCCGCTGGTCCTCAAGCACAATATCGGCGTGATCAACTACTTCGCATTGGCGAGCGGCTTTTTGACCGGCAAGTACCGTTCTGAAGAAGACCTGACCAAGAGCAAGCGCGGCCAGGGCAACAAGAAGTATCTCAACGACCGCGGCTTCGCCATCTTAAAGGCGCTGGACGAAATCTCCGCCAAGCACGGCTCCACGCCCGCCCGCGTCGCCATCGCCTGGCTGATCGCCCGGCCCAGCGTCACCGCCCCCATCGCCAGCGCCACCAGTTTAGATCAATTGACCGATTTGATCGAGTCGACCAAACTGGTGCTGGACACGGCGGACATCGTGCGCCTGGACGCGGCGAGCGGGTAG